The Natronosporangium hydrolyticum nucleotide sequence ATCAGCGCCAGATCAGGTGCCAAACCCCATGATCAACGCGTCAGCGGTCAGTTGTGGGAGTGGAGCGCCGGGTTGAGCAGGATGCCGGACCCGGTGCGGCTGCGGGCCTCTAGCGCGCCGGTGACGGAGTTGCGCCACAACATCAGGTTGGAGGTGCCGGATAGCTCGCGGGCCCGGACGATCCCGCCGTCCGGCAGCGTCACCTTGGAGCCCGCGGTGATGTAGCAGCCCGCCTCAACCACGCAGTCGTCGCCGAGCGAGATGCCGATGCCGGCGTTCGCGCCGATCAGGCACCGCTCACCGATGCTGATCACCTCGGTGCCGCCGCCGGAGAGCGTCCCCATGATCGAGGCGCCGCCACCCACGTCGGAGCCGTCCCCGACCACCACCCCGGCCGAGATCCTGCCCTCCACCATGGAGGCGCCGAGGGTGCCGGCGTTGAAGTTGACGAACCCCTCGTGCATCACCGTGCTGCCGGTCGCCAGGTGGGCGCCGAGCCGGACCCGGTCGGCGTCGCCGATCCGGACCCCCTCCGGCACCACGTAGTCGGTCATCCGGGGGAACTTGTCCACCCCGTACACCGCCAGCTGGCGGCTGTTGCCGCGCTCCAGCAACCGCAGCTCGGTCACCCGGTCGGTGGGGCAGGGGCCGGCCGAGGTCCAGGCCACCGTGGCGAGCAGCCCGAAGATGCCTTCCAGGTTGGCCTGGTGTGGCCGCACCAGCCGGTGCGAGAGCAGATGCAACCGCAGGTACGCGTCGGCGGCGTCCTTCGGCGGGTCGGCCAGCGACGAGAGGTGGACCTCCACCACTTCGGTGCGCACGCCCGGCAGCACCCGTGGCCCGACCATCGTGGCGAGGCCGGCGTCGTCGACGAGCACCGCCATCCCGCCGGTGGTGGCGGCGCCCAGCCCGAGCGAGCCGGCCGGGAACCACACGTCAAGGACGGTGTCGTCGTTGGTGATGGTCGCGAGGCCGGCGCCCCACGCCGGTGAGGTGGAGAAGCTCATACCGGCAGACGCTACCGTTTCTGGTCATGAGCGAAGCGCTGACCCCGCCCGTGCTAGCCGATCCGGTGGCGTTGACCCGGGCGCTGGTCGACATCGAGTCGGTCTCCGGCGACGAGGAGACGATCGCCGACGCGGTGGCGTCGGCGTTGCGGAGCGCCGGGCATCTGACGGTCGACCGCTACCGGCACAACGTGATGGCCCGCACCGAGTTGGGCAGGGCGCAGCGGGTGGTGCTCGCCGGGCACTTGGACACGGTGCCGGTCGCCGACAACCTGCCGGCCCGGGTCGCCGACGGGGTGATCCACGGCTGCGGTACCTCGGATATGAAGTCCGGAGTGGCGCTGGCGCTGCAGCTGGCGATGACGGTGCCGGCCCCCCGGTACGACGTGACCTACCTCTTCTACGAGGCCGAGGAGGTGGAGTCGGAGCGCAACGGGCTGTTTCTGGTGTCCCAGGCGCATCCGGAGTGGCTCGCCGCCGACTTCGCGATGTTGCTGGAACCGACGTACGGGCTGGTGGAGGCGGGGTGCCAGGGCACGCTGCGGGCGATGGTGACCACCCGCGGCGTTCGTGCCCACTCGGCGCGTTCGTGGCGCGGCGAGAACGCGATCCACGCCGCCGGTGAGGTGCTGGCCCGGCTGGGCGACTACCAGCCCCGCCGGGTGACGATCGATGGCTGCGAGTTCCGGGAAGGGCTCAACGCGGTTCGGATCAACGGTGGGGTCGCCGGCAATGTGATTCCCGACGAGTGTCGGGTGGAGGTGAACTACCGGTTCGCCCCCGACCAGTCAGTGGCGGCCGCCTCCGATCATGTCCGGGAGGTCTTCGACGGGTTCGAGGTGACGGTGGTCGACGCCGCCCCAGGGGCGCTGCCCGGGTTGACCGCGGCGCCGGCGGTGGAGTTTCTGCGGGCGGTCGGGTCACCGCCGAACGCGAAACTGGGCTGGACCGATGTCGCCCGGTTCGCCGAACTCGGCATCCCGGCGCTGAACTTCGGGCCGGGAGATCCCAACCTGGCCCACGCCCGGGACGAACGGGTGGAGATCGCGAAGATCAGCGAGGGCGCGTCAGTGCTCCGGCGCTGGCTCGCCGGGGAGGAGACTGCGAGCTGACGCACCCGGTGGGGCCGGGGGTGCGCTCACCGGGTGCGGGGCGTCGTTGGCGGCCGCGGCCCGCCGCTGCGCCAGCAGGAGCCGGATTCGCCGCCGCGACTGCCGACGCACGCGGGCCAGGTCGTGAACGCTCATCATGTCGTACCTCCCGGTGGCCCACCACATACCGCGTATGTGTTAGGTAAGACGCGGGAGACGGTCCGGTGGGTTGCGTCTCGCGGCGATTTTTTCGGCGGCATTGGATGGGGTGGAGCGTCATGGCGTACGAGGAGGACGGGCACGGGCTGGCCGGGCCGGAGCGGCACCGGGGGGCGGTGACCCTCCGCGGCGACGCGGTGCCCCGGCTCACTGAGGACCAACGCCTGCTCGATTCCCGGGCCCGGGCCGACTGGAAGACCAAGGACGCGTGGCGGGCGCTGCGGATCCTCTCCGAGTTCGTCGAGGGGTTCGACACCCTGGCCGAGCTGCCTGCGGCGGTCAGCGTCTTCGGCTCCGCCCGCAGCGAGCCCGACAGCCCCGAGTGCGACCTGGCGTGGCGGGTCGGCGCCGGACTGGCGGAGGCCGGGTACGCGGTGATCACCGGCGGCGGGCCGGGGGTGATGTCGGCGGCGAACCGCGGCGCCGCCGAGGCGGGTGGCCTGTCGGTCGGGCTCGGCATCGAGCTGCCGTTCGAGCAGAAGCTCAACGACTGGTGTGAGATCGGGATCGACTTCCGGTACTTCTTCGCCCGGAAGACGATGTTCGTCAAGTACGCTCGCGCGTTCGTGGTGCTGCCGGGAGGCTTCGGCACCCTGGATGAGCTGTTCGAGTCGCTGACTCTGGTGCAGACTCGCAAGGTCACCCAGTTTCCGGTGGTGATGATGGGCTCGGCGTACTGGCAGGGGTTGTTGGACTGGCTGCGGGACACGTTGAGCGCCGACGGCAAGATCAAACCGTCGGATCTGGACCTGATCCACGTCACCGACGACGTGGCCGACGCGATCGCGCACATCCAGGCCGCCGACTCCGGGCTGTGACCGGGGCAGCTCCGCGAGGGCTCGTTGCTCAGGGCTCGAGCCGCCAGAGCGCGTCCATCGGCAGGGCGCGCAGTCGATCTCCGTAAGGGAGCGTCTGCCCTCCGGTGTAGAGCACAATGCCGGCTACGAATCGGTCGCCCGCCTGTCGGGCGAGGTCGCGCAGGCCTGCGAGGTCCTCAGCACGTACGGTCGCGCCAGCTTTGACCTCGATCCCGACCACTCTGCCGTCCGGAGACTCGATCACCGCGTCGACCTCGCGTTGCTCCTTGGTCCGGTAGTGGTAGAGCCTGCCCCGCTGCTGCGACCAGGTTAGTTGTCTAGCTAACTCCATTTGTACGAAGCTCTCCAGTATCGGGCCAGCGGCGCCACCCGGCTCCCCTAGCCGATGGGCGTCCTGCCCAAGCAGGTGGCACGCGATACCGGAGTCCACAAAGGCTAACTTGGGAGTACCCACGATCCGTCGGGCGTGGTTCGGCGACCAGGCCGGGATGCGTTTGATCAGGAAAACCGCGGTGAGCAACTCCAGGTAACGATTCAGCGTGGTGCGTGGGATGCCAGACTGGCCCGCGATCGCGGCGGGCACGAGTAGTCCACCGGTGTGCGCAGCCAGCAACCCGAGCAGCGAGAGCAGTTCGCCGTGGCGTTCGATGCTGGCGAGCTCCAGCACATCGCGTTCGATCAGAGTAGCCAGGTACGAGTCGAAGAATGCGCTGCGGCGCCGCGGTGTTCGTCTTACCGCCTCTGGGAAGCCTCCGATCGTTACCCGCTCAAGGTAGTCTCGGCGGCGCAATTCAGAGGTGTGTTCGAGTTCCGGGCCGTGTCGGAAGACCGCGTCCACAAAACGATCCGGTGTGCTCGTCAGCTCGCCTTGCGAAAACGGCCACAGTTCTATGATCTCCATCCGCCCGGGCAGTGTGTCCGGGAGGTGGCGGAGTGAGAGCACGCGGGAGGATCCGGTCAGTAGGAACTGGCCAGGACGTGGGTCGAGGTCGACGGTCAGCTTGATCGGCGACAACAGCTCAGGCGCTAGCTGGATCTCGTCGATGATCATGAGCCCGTCGTGATCCACGAAGCCGGTCGGATCATCGCGGGCAGACAGCAGTGTTGCTGGGTCATCCAGCATGCGAACGCTGGTGGGAATCGTGGCTTCGGTCGACAACCGGGTGAGTGTGCTCTTGCCCGCTTGCCGAGCACCGTTGATGAGCACTACCCGGGTATCGGCCAGTGCCTCGGTGACCAGCTCTTCCGCGTGGCGACTGAGGAGGCGGCGATCGGTCGACATGACGTCATTGTCGCCGATAATCAAGATCAACGGTCAGATGGCCGCTAGGTTCGTGGTCACCTAGCCATGGCTACCGTGGTCACCTAGCCATGGCTACCGTGGTCACTTGGCCATAGCTGCCGTGGTCGGCTGGTCGTACCTGTTGGCACCGCTGCCGAGCGTGGCTGGCCCATACCCGCGGGCCGGGCGGGTCAGCTCGTCGTACTGGCGTGGTGTGATGGCACGTGTGAGTCGGGAGAGGCGCGGGTACCGGTTGGTCCGGCCGGTCGAGCCGGCGGGGCCGGAGGGTTTCGTTTCCGACCCGGAGCAGGCTGCGGCCGTGGCCCACGTCGACGGGCCGCTGCTGGTCGTCGGCGGACCCGGTACGGGCAAGACCACCACCCTGGTCTCGGCGGTGACGGCCCGGGTGGTCGGCGGTGTCGACCCGCAGCGGCTGCTCGTGTTGACCTTTGGCCGGCGGATCGCCGGTGATCTGCGCCGCCGGATCGAGCGGCGCCTGACCGAGGCGGCCGGCACCGTCCCGGAGCCGCTGGTGCGCACCTTCCACGCGTACGCGTTCGGCCTGTTGCGGCGGGCCGCGGCGAGCCGGGGGGAACCGCCACCGCGGCTGCTCACCGGGCCGGAGCAGGACACAGTCATCCGCGAGCTGCTCGCCGGGGATGAGGCGCGCTGGCCGGAACGGATGCGGGCGGCGCTGCCCACCCGGGAGTTCGCCCGGCAGTTGCGGGACCTGCTGCTGCGGGCGGCAGAGCGGGGCATCGACGCGGCGACGCTCGCCGCCTACGGCGAGAAGGCGGGCCGGGACGACTGGCGGGCGGCCGCCGAGTTTCGCGCCGAGTACGAAGCGGTGTTGGCGCTGCGCGACGCGACCAGCCGGGCCTCGGTGGGGTATGACTACGCCGAACTGGTCGCCGCGGCGGTGCGGCTGCTGCAAGCTGACCCGGAGTTGCTCGCCGCCGAGCGGGCCCGGCTACGGGCGGTCTATGTGGACGAGTACGCCGACACCGACCCGGTGCAGCGGGAGTTGCTGGCGCTGGTGGCCGGGGGTGGGGCGCCGCTGGTGGTCTTCGCCGACCCGGACTCCGCCATCTACGGGTTCCGCGGCGGCGACCCGGCGGGGGTGCGCACCTTCCCCGACGACTTCCCCACCCCGGCCGGGGCGCCCGCGCCGGTGCTGACGCTGCGCCACGGCCACCGCGGCGGGGCGGCGGTGGGCGCCGCCGCCGCCCGGGTGGCCACCCGGCTACGAGGTCCGGCACGGCACCGGTCGGTGACGGCGGCCGCGGGGAGACCGCCGGGCAGTGTCGAGGTGCGGCTGTTCCGGTCGCCGGCGACCGAGCACAGTTGGCTGGCGCACCGGTTGCGGGAGATCCACCTTCGGGAGCAGGTGCCCTGGTCGGCGATGGCAGTGGTGGTGCGCGCGGGGGGCCAGTTGGCGCGGGCCCGGCGGGCGCTGCGGGCGGCGGACGTACCGGTGGTCACCCACGCCGAGGACCTGCCGCTGCCGAGCCAGCCGGCGGTCGCGCCATTGCTGCGGCTGCTGCGCTGCGCGCTCGATCCGGCCCGACTGGACGAGGCCGCGGCGGTGAGTCTGCTGCATTCGCCGCTGGGCGGCGCCGACCCGTTCACTGAGCGGCGGCTGCGGCAAGGGCTGCGGGCGCTGGCCCGCTCTGCCGGTGATCAACGGCCTTCCGGGATGCTGCTGGTGGAGGCGCTGCGGGAGCCGGCGGAGCTGGCGATGGTCGACCGCCGGTGGGCGGCGCCGGCGAAGGCGGTCAGCGGCCTGTTGGCGACCGCCCGCGAGGCGGCCGCCGTGCCGGGCGCCACCGCCGAAGCGGTGTTGTGGGCCGTGTGGCGGGCGAGCGGCCTCGCCGAGCGTTGGCAGGCGGTCGCCACCGGCCACCGCGGCGGCGCCGAGGCCATCGGCGAGGGCCGGGGTGAGGGCCGGGGTGAGGCGGCCCGGGCGGCCGCTGCCGACCGCGATCTGGACGCGATCGTGGTGCTCTTCGACGCTGCGGCCCGGTTCGCCGACCGGCTGCCGGGAGCCCGGATCGAGGTGTTCCTCGACTATCTGCAGGGTCAGGAGCTGCCGGCGGACACGCTGGCGCCGAGCGCGGACCGGGGCGAGGCGGTCCGGCTGCTCACCGCTCACGCGGCGAAGAGCCTGGAGTGGGAGGTGGTGGCGCTGCCGGGGGTGCAGGAAGGAGTGTGGCCGGATCTGCGGCTGCGCGGCAGCCTGCTGGGGGCGGAGCGGCTGGTCGACCTGCACGCGGGCCGGGAGGTCGGCACCGCCGGGCAGAGTTCGGCGTTGCTGGCCGAGGAGCGGCGACTCTTCCACGTGGCGGTCACCCGGGCGCGGCGGACGGTGCTCGCCAGCGCGGTCGCGGCCGATTCGGTGGGCGGCGACGAGCTGGCCCAGGAACCCTCCCGGTTCTTGCGGGAACTGGCCCCGGACGCGTTGCCGCTCGACGAGCAGGACG carries:
- a CDS encoding ATP-binding protein → MSTDRRLLSRHAEELVTEALADTRVVLINGARQAGKSTLTRLSTEATIPTSVRMLDDPATLLSARDDPTGFVDHDGLMIIDEIQLAPELLSPIKLTVDLDPRPGQFLLTGSSRVLSLRHLPDTLPGRMEIIELWPFSQGELTSTPDRFVDAVFRHGPELEHTSELRRRDYLERVTIGGFPEAVRRTPRRRSAFFDSYLATLIERDVLELASIERHGELLSLLGLLAAHTGGLLVPAAIAGQSGIPRTTLNRYLELLTAVFLIKRIPAWSPNHARRIVGTPKLAFVDSGIACHLLGQDAHRLGEPGGAAGPILESFVQMELARQLTWSQQRGRLYHYRTKEQREVDAVIESPDGRVVGIEVKAGATVRAEDLAGLRDLARQAGDRFVAGIVLYTGGQTLPYGDRLRALPMDALWRLEP
- the dapD gene encoding 2,3,4,5-tetrahydropyridine-2,6-dicarboxylate N-succinyltransferase: MSFSTSPAWGAGLATITNDDTVLDVWFPAGSLGLGAATTGGMAVLVDDAGLATMVGPRVLPGVRTEVVEVHLSSLADPPKDAADAYLRLHLLSHRLVRPHQANLEGIFGLLATVAWTSAGPCPTDRVTELRLLERGNSRQLAVYGVDKFPRMTDYVVPEGVRIGDADRVRLGAHLATGSTVMHEGFVNFNAGTLGASMVEGRISAGVVVGDGSDVGGGASIMGTLSGGGTEVISIGERCLIGANAGIGISLGDDCVVEAGCYITAGSKVTLPDGGIVRARELSGTSNLMLWRNSVTGALEARSRTGSGILLNPALHSHN
- the dapE gene encoding succinyl-diaminopimelate desuccinylase, giving the protein MSEALTPPVLADPVALTRALVDIESVSGDEETIADAVASALRSAGHLTVDRYRHNVMARTELGRAQRVVLAGHLDTVPVADNLPARVADGVIHGCGTSDMKSGVALALQLAMTVPAPRYDVTYLFYEAEEVESERNGLFLVSQAHPEWLAADFAMLLEPTYGLVEAGCQGTLRAMVTTRGVRAHSARSWRGENAIHAAGEVLARLGDYQPRRVTIDGCEFREGLNAVRINGGVAGNVIPDECRVEVNYRFAPDQSVAAASDHVREVFDGFEVTVVDAAPGALPGLTAAPAVEFLRAVGSPPNAKLGWTDVARFAELGIPALNFGPGDPNLAHARDERVEIAKISEGASVLRRWLAGEETAS
- a CDS encoding TIGR00730 family Rossman fold protein, producing the protein MAYEEDGHGLAGPERHRGAVTLRGDAVPRLTEDQRLLDSRARADWKTKDAWRALRILSEFVEGFDTLAELPAAVSVFGSARSEPDSPECDLAWRVGAGLAEAGYAVITGGGPGVMSAANRGAAEAGGLSVGLGIELPFEQKLNDWCEIGIDFRYFFARKTMFVKYARAFVVLPGGFGTLDELFESLTLVQTRKVTQFPVVMMGSAYWQGLLDWLRDTLSADGKIKPSDLDLIHVTDDVADAIAHIQAADSGL
- a CDS encoding ATP-dependent helicase, whose amino-acid sequence is MARVSRERRGYRLVRPVEPAGPEGFVSDPEQAAAVAHVDGPLLVVGGPGTGKTTTLVSAVTARVVGGVDPQRLLVLTFGRRIAGDLRRRIERRLTEAAGTVPEPLVRTFHAYAFGLLRRAAASRGEPPPRLLTGPEQDTVIRELLAGDEARWPERMRAALPTREFARQLRDLLLRAAERGIDAATLAAYGEKAGRDDWRAAAEFRAEYEAVLALRDATSRASVGYDYAELVAAAVRLLQADPELLAAERARLRAVYVDEYADTDPVQRELLALVAGGGAPLVVFADPDSAIYGFRGGDPAGVRTFPDDFPTPAGAPAPVLTLRHGHRGGAAVGAAAARVATRLRGPARHRSVTAAAGRPPGSVEVRLFRSPATEHSWLAHRLREIHLREQVPWSAMAVVVRAGGQLARARRALRAADVPVVTHAEDLPLPSQPAVAPLLRLLRCALDPARLDEAAAVSLLHSPLGGADPFTERRLRQGLRALARSAGDQRPSGMLLVEALREPAELAMVDRRWAAPAKAVSGLLATAREAAAVPGATAEAVLWAVWRASGLAERWQAVATGHRGGAEAIGEGRGEGRGEAARAAAADRDLDAIVVLFDAAARFADRLPGARIEVFLDYLQGQELPADTLAPSADRGEAVRLLTAHAAKSLEWEVVALPGVQEGVWPDLRLRGSLLGAERLVDLHAGREVGTAGQSSALLAEERRLFHVAVTRARRTVLASAVAADSVGGDELAQEPSRFLRELAPDALPLDEQDDAGAPAVAGVAAGELSRGLGLTLPGVVAELRGVVADPGQSAARRQAAAAQLARLARAGVPGADPDQWWGLAALSDDRPLAGDGDVIRVSPSAIESALRCSLRWLLEKHGGGEPPSAAQGVGNLVHATAMLADRATVDRAELVAWLGARFDAIEHAARWLAGPERDRAEQMIDKLVRWVAGNPRRLLAIEQEFTVRLDNVELNGRVDRLELDPAGRLVVVDLKTGKQAPAGPEIEQHPQLGAYQAAVAAGGFAEHGDEPGGATLVQLGTGTKDAREQAQSGLADAGDPEWAGALVRRTGAVMAGSTFTAVRNNRCRTCPVRTSCPISGQGRQVVQP